Within the Nicotiana tabacum cultivar K326 chromosome 11, ASM71507v2, whole genome shotgun sequence genome, the region AAGTGTATGCATGAAAAGCTTTTTCTTTCCCTTGATGCAAAGAGGAAAAGTTAATGCTTAGCTTGGCAAACAGGGATTATATCAAGCTCACAACACGTGTAGCTGGCATATGTGGACTGTATGAAGCTTTACCCAGCACGCAAAACACGAATAGAGTTACATTCCATTTCATGGGATTCTTCTTATCTTTTGAGTGTATTTTCATATTGTATCGTTAATTAAGGCATATTCAATGatcaagaaataataaatgataatATGCCTCAGAGATCATGTCCTTGCCTTCTAAAACACTGACGCACTTGAGAACTGTGTAATCAAGTTAATCAACATTTCAAATACTTCAAATACTTCAACATAACTGATCTCAAGTTATAACTGTGCATTCTATGTTCCCTCATAGGAAGATCTAGAAGTCAATGAAGTTTTGGCTGTTCTGGTTACTGGAAGTGGTGGTTATGCGAGTGGTCTACTCTCTTGCATACTTGTCTGCGTGGTTTTCCATTACATGTGTGTGGATGTTAGTTGTGCGAGAGGATGTGCATTAATTGTTTTGAAATAATCAGAATGGTACTAACCTTGTTGCTTGTATTTTTTGTGATGTGGAATGTTCCAGCGTTAGCTTTTCTTATTATGGTTAGAATTTCATTACCGTTtgatatcttttctttttttttttctttctctttagaATTTCAAAGGCATAGATTTACTTGATAGTAGTGTGCTTTCTCTAACAAGAAAAATCCTTAACTACCCTCTGTGAGAATCATCTTGTTGGTCATCCTAATTTGCAAATATCACGAAGTCGTCCTGTTTGGACAATATCTCAGTGAATTTGGAAAACCCAGTATTTAAAGTTGAAGTTAACAAGGAGTATTTGGAAATTAAATTGTGTCTGGACATGAATTTCAGTTGgaaaaaagttgaagtttgtCAGTGTAAACCATTATTGCAGTTGAAATAGTCCTCAAACCAgtttttgaaacttcaaattctctATTTCAAGTTGGAATTGATataatggacaaaataaaacataACATTGATTTGCAAATAATATTTCATTGCTTTCGTGTAACATATTCCAAATGTCTTAGTGGTTATCTGACAAAACGTTTCCCCTTGGCTCTGTAGGTGTTTGCGGATATTAAGAAACATCAATCGAGAGTATCGTGATCTTCAGAGCAAGTTGGAAAGCATTATGCAGGTACTATATTGTCATGTTTACATTTACTCTAAGTCTTTTGTGACTTTTCAACTGTGTCATTTGGTAATACCGGAGAATCCAGCTTCTTCATGAGCTGCCCCATAGATGTCTGGGCAAATGCTCAAGAAGTGCTTTGAGCAACTACATTGACTTTCACTTACAAATACACCTATTCTATACCAGTCTTTCTAACAGGTATAAAAGTAGGGCCTTTCGTGAATAATTCTAAAGCAGCTTAATATGATTTTCTTAACTTATTTTGTCATTATTTAGCCATCTATCAAATTTCTTCTGATACAATTGTCTGTCTCTGTTGTACCAGTTAGTCATCTTAACATTTTTTcttatatggttttttatgtttcaTTGCTCTAATACTATAGTCCCTCTGTAGGGCAGTTAACTCATTATACTCCAGAAGATTATAATGCTGTCAGCTGACAGAAATAATGAACCTGAAATTATAACCTCTTGAGCTTGTCCTGATCAAAATTACATTTTAAAGTTGAACTAGAGGGTAAATCTACTGGTGTGCTGGCTCGCTACATTTATCTTTTACTCCTAAGTTATATGCTATGCAATGTTGATCTCAGAAAGATGTCATATATCTAGCTCTTGTACATTTCCTACTAGATCCCACTCCTTCTGTTCTTGATTTTCCCACCTAAAGGTCTTTCCTGCATTTAATCATGTGAACATAGCTAGAGGAAAGACAAATATAGAAGAGAGATAGAAACCTTAGTAGGATTGTAAAAAAACTTTTTTAGCACGCATGGGAGTTACCATGAATGCAGCACCATGAGATACTTGATAAATTTCTATTCTGGTGGTATTCCGTTCTCTGATTGCAGTAAAAGAGAGAACCTGAAGTTACTAATTTTGGCTTTTAAATTATGAGGGTATGCTTTTGTTCGTCAGGAAACCACTGCTTTTGCTAATCATGATAAATAAGAAATTTTGCTCGTATCTATTCCTCTTACTTTGACTAAACCATTCAATTTCAGAGGAGGTTTTATAGAGTAATCAACCTAATTTCTTCTTGCATTTTTTGTTTTCAATTGTGATGCTAGTAGAAGTTTGTGTAAATTGTCTAATAACATTCTTCTTTGCTTGTAAATGAAGCTTGAGAAGGAAATTGTTTCTGCTGAGAGCTCAGAGTCATGATCGGTCACTGGTGATTCTCTCATCCTAACGGACTGGAGTAACCGTAATATTCTGTGGTtcctgcttttttttttctttttttttttgtgtgcgtGTGTAATGCGTTTTGCTTTGATCCTTTGACTATCATTTAACCTCGTGAAGCCCGGGACAACAAGAGTAGAATGATTAAAAGTTGGAGTTATGGTGAAAAGTGTGCAACTTGCAAGGTCCTTAACAGAGGTGAACTTAGGATTTCTATAACATGGGTACTGGGACTTGATCCGTGCTCCTCTAGGCAGATAAAACAACATTTAACCAAGTGCACAATTTAGCTTTTTTGGAGCATGGGTGCCAGCATATAATATTAGATCaatttagaaaatatatacataaaatatctaGTTTTGCGGAGAGACCATGGGGCTCCACAAATTAGGCTTAAATCCGCCCCCGTCCTTGTACATTTTGATAGAGTATGTGAGCCTAGTTTGATAGATGTGCATGTAACACGTTAGGTATCAGATAGAACTGGATATTAGCTCCATCTGCTAATGCACACAGTTGAGATTGCCAATAATATGCACATGCATGATATCAGCTGTCTTTTCCCGCAACTAGGTCAAAGCTATGGTGGTGTAATAATAGATGCTTTTAAAATCTCTCGAGTAGAACTCTAGTTTTGACTAAGTTATTAAATGTGCTCTTTAATCTCCCTTTATTTCCTCATACGGGCCCTAGTGTCCCCTCTATATTTCTATTGGTGGTTCAATTTttgtcctctttttttttttttttttttggttgacaATAAAGGCTTCAGATCTAAAGATGGGGAATCAAGGAAAGGCCGAATCACGGACATCGTTTCAAGAATGGATCATATCGTTGGAGAGTTTGAGAAAGCTGCTTAGGTTTCCAGAATGTGGTTTACAATTCTACTGCTAGAAAAACTGTGAAAAATAACAATGTTTAAGCTTTTTAAATTACCTATACCGGTGCAACTGTTTTGTACTACACGATAATTATAGTATCTTCATCTATTTTATCTTGTTTTATTTTACTGTGTTCTTTTATGGTTGAAAAGTGAGCTGCTAATTAAGCTAGATAGTAAGAGGATTcttaaatatcttttttttttttttaaactgagCTTTATTAATTAAAGGACTATTCGTTTTGTTAGGTGTTTATGGAAGGCCTAAAAGGATGAAAAGATCGCTCTTTCGCAATTAGCCTTGACCTTTTTCTTGAAAGCCAAACATCAAATTGTCTTGCAAATTATTTTTGAACTGTAAATGCTGTCGAACTTCTCGATAAAGGAAGTGTATCAGACAAGATCAAATGAAGTTAAAACGGTTGTGTCCTCTTATTGGAGAATCAAACACTTATTTATTTGTTCATATGTATTAGACCACCTTTTACAGAAAAAATAAAGAGTCAAGAAAGCATACTGTATTTTTGTTAATGGTTGCTCTCTCCAATTTATAGAAGTTTACACTTGTATAACATATTGCCTTTATTCATAAGTGTTCCCCAGAATAGAGTCCATGTCCGAAGAGAAAGTTAtacaactagggaatggaagaGCTTTTCAAATGGATGAAATGGGGATTCAATGCTTGTGCTTACAAGAAGCTTAAAAAAAGGGCAActcagtgcactaagctcccgctatgcgcggggtccgggttACAAGAAGCttctataataaaataaaattgcacAAACTTGTCTATCAAATAGAGAAGGAAATATTTTCAACAAGCTATTagcaagaaaggaaaagaaataatttGTGCCTTCAACCACATAAGACATGTTTTACTTGGGACTTCCCTGCTCTATGATGATTGATTCTCCATATTACCATCTAAAAGTTACTAATAAATCTTCTGTTCAGTCAGCATCAGCATACAGTTGACAATAAGTTTGTGCTCCAGGAGGATAAACTGGACAACTTCGTGAGTTTCCTCGAAAAAAGTGGTATTGATCTGAATAGGTTCAGGTGTTAATTTGTATGTGTGCCTCTTTCCAATGGTATGGAGGACGCCATTTAGACACGAAGGTGTAACAAAATTGGTTGAACGATAAGAGAGCTACTCCTACATCATAGGATTCTTTGTGCCCCCACTAAATCTCTCTTAACCTTGAGAAAGTTTTCAGCATTTTTTGGCATTTCCATTTCAAATGTACATGCCAAAGATTACTCAATATTAGAAAGGTATTGTCCTCGAGTGAGGAGTACCACAGCTATGGTATTGGTGAATTGGTTGAAGAAAGCAGGACCCAAGCCCCGACAGAGTTTGAGCACCCGAAGCTTCAAACCATAAGATGTAATCAAGAAGAACCAGTTGGAAGAGCCATAGCACTCTGATTGTATAATATCAGCAGCAGCTTTACATGGACTTTATCCGCTAGTATCCATACACCAGGGACTATTATTTCTTAAAAAGAGATGTAACTCAAAATTTGAACCCAAGGAGGAGGCAAGCTCATATAAGCTAGGGTATCACTATCTTTGGAATGGTCAACTGGAGTAGGCCGAAGAATGGATGTGTTGCTAGCTACAGTCAGAGCTCAGGATTTGAAAATTTGTTGACCTCCCAATAGTCAATCAACTATGTCTCAATAGTAAACTAGTTGGGGTCAATTGAATGAATCCTCTTGTATCTACCAAGAGGATTCACCATGGTTAGACTATCTCTATGCTGCCTGTCAACCTAGTGTAATCCTTCTCCTCAATTCGGGCTTGAGACCGAGTTTGCTTGAGACATATTGAAGTCATGGAGTTGACATTGTTGACCTCTCACACAGAGATTCCAGCCAAgagcaaattaaaatatttgcgCTTCTTAAATATCGCCTGTCAATCACTGGTAGATGAATCTATACAGATATCTTGTATACTTACTCCTCAAACTGCAACGAGAACATGACATCAGGCACATATCCTGAATCAAACAATTGGGCCGTCAACCCAGTCAAAACTTGCTGCAGATAGCTTTCTTGAAGGGACATAATATTACACGCAGagaatgtatatattttattctgCAACTCAGTCCAACTATATCCAGTTTCCTTCTTTAATGATTTCTCCTTTATCAGCTTTCTCATCTTGGCCGTTTCATCCCACATCTGTAACTCCGCATAGATATTAGACAATACGATATAGGCTGAAGTATCATCTGGATCAATACCTAAAATCTTTTCAGCGGCATATTTCCCCAAGATGAAGTCTCCGTTAGCTTTGCAACCAGACAAGAGGCACCGCCACACCACCTTATCTGGCTCCCCTGGAAAGTTCTTTATAAAACCATAAGCTTGTTTTGTTTGTCCTTTGCGTGCAAATAGACTCACTATACAAGCCAAGTGATCTGTCCTTGGAATGATTCCATAAACCTGGGTCATGCTATTGAAGTGATGAAGTCCCTCATCTAAAAGTCCAACGTGTCCACAGGCAGATAATACTCCAAGAAATGTGATATCATTAGGTTTAACCCCACTGTTTTGCATAGTAGCATAAATCTCTAAAGCTTCTTTCCCAAACCCATGTTGCGCATATCCTACAAGCATGGTGTTCCAAGATACCAGGTTTTTCGTAGGAAGGATGTCAAAAACTCTACGTGCTTCAGAAAGTCGTCCACATTTAGCATACATATCAATGAGGGTGCTCCCAACAACCACATTGGAATCAAATCCAGGCTTCAGAACACGACAATGGGATTGCTTGCCCCATTCAATAGCTGGTAAATCCCCACAAATGCTCAAAATGCTAGAGTAAGTGTAAAGACTCGCTTCGAAACCCTCAAGCAACATCTCCTTGAGAAATCTGATCGCATCTTCATATCGACCTGAGCTCACACATGCAGCAATTAGCGTATTCCAGCTAACAACATCATGTTCTTTCATTTCTTGAAAGAGCTTTAATGATTCCTCAAACAGGTCACTTTTGGAGAAAAAGTCCATCAAAGCATTGCATACGAAACTAAATGAGTCGAATCCCAATTTTACAATCCGGCAATGGATCTGTTTCCCAACTCGAACTCCTTTTACATCAGCAAAAGCTCCAAGAACTGATGAAAAAGTTGTCTCACTTGGTTTCAAGTCTGAGGAAAGCAACTTACAGAAAAGGTCAATGGCCTCTCTTCCACTCCCTAACTGCACACAGCCACCAATCATTGCAGTCCAAGCATGCAATTCCCATGCATCTGCCTCATCAAAAGCTCGACGTGCCAAGTCCAATACACCACATTTTGCATAAAAATCAATCAAACCAGTCACCAAAAACTGATCCATCCCAAAACCAGACTTGACAATCAGACTATGAATTTGCATACCAAGTTGCAAACTTTTCATAGCAGCACAAGCATTCAAAACACTCCCACAGAAAAACTTATTCACTATCCCCCCTAACCTCAAAGCCAACAAGAAAATCCTCAACCCTTCCTCATACTCCCCACACTGGCAATAACAAGAAATGAGAGAAGCCCAAGTTACAGAATTGGGTTCCAAAATGCCATCAAAAACCAATCTTGCTGACTTCAACAACCCACATTTGCCATAAAAATTAACCAGACAATTAGTCACAAAACTATTAAGGCTCTCCTCAGTTCTATACATCCTCCCATGTAACTCCTTCCCTGTTCTTTCAGCTCCTAAACTAGTGCAAGCCGATAAAGCAGCTACATATGTATAACCATTTGGAGCAAACCCATCTTCAAGAACCATTGATCTAAAACAATCCAAAGCTTTCTCAGACATACCCATTTGAGAATATGTGGAAATCAACGTTGTCCAAGAAATGATGTTTCTTTCAGGCATTCTGTCGAACAGTCGTTGGGCATCATCGAACTGATTGAGCTTTAAGTACATGGCGAGCAAGTGATTGTTTGTGAAAACGTTTGCTTTGGACCCAAATTTGAGTAGCTTTGCATGGACTGCCTTGCCATTGAGCAGGGACTTTGAACTGGTGCATGCCCGAAAGAGTGGAGTAAAGGACATGAAAGAAAATATAGAGTAATAATGACTACAGTGAATATGTAAAATATTTACCTAGCGATTTCTAATTTTAAACACAAACATAAACTTAGGCTATATATAACTTCTTGAAACTcttgagaaaaataattttgcCTAATGGTATCAGAATGTAAGTTGAGTTGACTAGGAGATAAAATGGTTAGTATTACTTTTTATTGTTTTAATCATTTatgggttttttttttcttaaggAAATTGGCTCATCACTTCTTATCATTGAATCGTGTTAGTTATCCTATTAATTAATGTCTAACTTAATTCTTTTAGATTTTCACTAAAATAAGTTAACATTATGAACTAGTGAAAGTGTCTTATAATTTCTTGTGGTACTCAAAATACATCCCGCCTAACAATAATAAAAGTTTAGTGACTTTAAATTAATCACCTTTCAAGAATTAGTATATTTTTTCTCTAACCAACTTTTGGAGCAAATCAGAAGATACTTAATTATCATGATTGGCTTAATACACACCCCTCTCCAGCTTGCACATTTCTGGTTTACACACCCCAAAAAACGACTTTCTTTTTACACTATTTATGGTACAGGTACTtcctaattattttttatttttattttttttacttcctAATTATTGAATCCCAAATCTCAAGGAAGAAACCTTTATACGGTAGAAACCAGGCTCGTCTACGATCTGGTAGATCGAACTCGGAACATGAGGTACTAAAGATCGACCCCCGGTCTCACCGGGCCAGAACCCGTGATCAGAATGTCCGTTTTCGAGAACATTGAGTGTGATCCCGAAATCGACCCTGACCCCAAACGAACTCGAGAAAACATTGTTAGTGTAACCAACAGAAGACTGAAATAACAGAAGCCCGAAATATTCATGACCAGTCGAATATTACGacgggaatctcggcacgtatcaatgaaGAAACGACAAATCAACAAATTAGGAGATTTTTACCTtctatagaattgtacctaaagtaggactcccctactatataaagagggtcagATTACTTGTAAaatacattgtaacacgcattctaaagcattatattattattttctttctttaagctCTTGTTCTTCCGTATCTTGCTATCGATCGAATTGCATCCGGTTCAAGTGTGATTGATTTTTCCAAGGCTGTAACAATTCAAGTTGTGCGGTTTGAATTTACGTTATCATTGCTTATTTCAATTGTATttttaatttatcgctttgtgtcaatttaatccacgtatccttaaaaccacttacaaattcaattgttatccgattttgaggataaatagtttggcgcccactgtggggctaaggatactAGTGAttgtttgatacaaattttcataacacacactactttacacttgttctttgaagtgcctCTAATTTCAAGTTaaagctcaaaatgtcaaactcacaaTTGGCACCCCTACTTGTTGAAAATGAATCCAGTCACCacggtgaaaataacaacatagcgctCGGTAATAAGGTACCGGCCGTTGATCCCATCGTAATTCTAGCCGTGGACCCGTTGGACGCTAACTCGCATGTGGCTATCAATACAAATCTGCCTACCGACCCCGAGAATAACATCCATGGTGGAGCCCGATCGGTAACgcaaaatactcaaaataatgGAGGGGACGAGATCAATTCACagatgatcttcgaaatgctacaGCTCAACAGGCGGCAATAGCTCAACTACAGAACCAAAGTCGTGCACTGAGCAGAATTGAACCCGATCCGTCCCGGGAAATCACCTGTAGGGACGAACCGGTCGTAGAGAGGTCGAATGGAAACGAATTGGGGACTAATACCgtgatcataaaaatgctcgatgAGCTGACAAAATGGATATAgtcaggggagaagaaaatcaaagcaaatgACAATGTCACGACCTAAGCCGATAGGCtacgacgggcacctggtacgttactcgaccgagtaccaatataacataGTTTTCTTATCGTGTTGTCATGGGTAAATGGTCCAAAAGgaccgtcatgagataaccagaataaaatataagggaatactagatataggacgacccaacatgatatagaaacttatacatgtgacgtACAAGCCTATAAgaccgacatgatcatttgtaaactcaaaacatagtcCTACAAGGctatacaagtatccatatacctGACATCTGTatacaagcttctaagagtacataaacgtcataaaggttgggacagggccccgccataccagtcaatacatgtccaaatcatactgaccaaataggcaactccaaagcaagtggagtgcaccaacaccttcggctgagctgatagcctactagaaagactgtcaacctgtctatcggaacctgcaagaatgaaatgcagcatccctaggtaaaagggacgtcagtactgATAAAGTACCAAGTATATAAGGAAtgaaaaatagtatataaaagacatgaaagaaacatggagtaataGACTTGACCTGTAAGTTTGTAttgctctgtgaatcatgaaacatttataatgtcatgcatgtgtcTGTAagtgtcatatcatgcataggtatatgtgtacataacatcatcaagcccctaagggcatctcatcatatcatctcggcctctgtaggcgaaatcatcaatatataccagctgatcaggtggtggtgcgtatataacgccataacctttccccttaccccatatacatataatatacgcgtatataatactATCTagtcatggatcaatgtacatgtataaatgaatgcaatgcataagaagtaagtcaataagatcttttGTAATGTTATAAGATCattatgccttcggataaactttatcaacttacgtattttctaagacccatgaagaaacaatataataatatgacacatggggattcaagaacataggcaaccttagtacttctacgaatagagtcacttgtgaaagttgcgtgtttgctcgtttcgctgtatcatatggatcatgccaaaaggaattAAAGGacagccttaacataccttaactttgttgagtccttaatatcttccaagcaattcttcaattAACTCAACtaaatctaccatagcataaagagaatcaaaatcagtgttgagtaaaggctaagtctgcaacttaaactagtagcacgtttatgtaaatttgggcagcatctctcctgtaacaagggcctcctacAATACAATATACCAACAAAACAACCAGAGAAATTCAgcaatatataaatatcaataacaagactcTATATAGCAACAaaaagtcacaactacttcacgacgagcggcaagctccgattagAATCTGTATActccatatcaccccttatagacttcttacttcaacttaacagtatcattaacatgataatgaagtcattcatcaatgattacatccttataccatatatttataacaacaaaaataatccacaactccaactatcctcaattcactagttcatgtctagtccatccatttaacttaatcaacatcaagataaccctAAGAACAtgcaagaaaataatataaataccTACTACAGTAGCTTTAAGTTAAAATCCAatttatatttagcttacaacaaccctcaatggcaatacaacaccatagaagtgacataagctaatccaagtattatcttgtagtttatcatcctaacaacttaaccaacatacaagaaagattaagcacaattagtaggctgttatactcatcTTATCCAGTAGaaacaacttgaaatttcagccaa harbors:
- the LOC107761904 gene encoding pentatricopeptide repeat-containing protein At3g53360, mitochondrial-like — encoded protein: MSFTPLFRACTSSKSLLNGKAVHAKLLKFGSKANVFTNNHLLAMYLKLNQFDDAQRLFDRMPERNIISWTTLISTYSQMGMSEKALDCFRSMVLEDGFAPNGYTYVAALSACTSLGAERTGKELHGRMYRTEESLNSFVTNCLVNFYGKCGLLKSARLVFDGILEPNSVTWASLISCYCQCGEYEEGLRIFLLALRLGGIVNKFFCGSVLNACAAMKSLQLGMQIHSLIVKSGFGMDQFLVTGLIDFYAKCGVLDLARRAFDEADAWELHAWTAMIGGCVQLGSGREAIDLFCKLLSSDLKPSETTFSSVLGAFADVKGVRVGKQIHCRIVKLGFDSFSFVCNALMDFFSKSDLFEESLKLFQEMKEHDVVSWNTLIAACVSSGRYEDAIRFLKEMLLEGFEASLYTYSSILSICGDLPAIEWGKQSHCRVLKPGFDSNVVVGSTLIDMYAKCGRLSEARRVFDILPTKNLVSWNTMLVGYAQHGFGKEALEIYATMQNSGVKPNDITFLGVLSACGHVGLLDEGLHHFNSMTQVYGIIPRTDHLACIVSLFARKGQTKQAYGFIKNFPGEPDKVVWRCLLSGCKANGDFILGKYAAEKILGIDPDDTSAYIVLSNIYAELQMWDETAKMRKLIKEKSLKKETGYSWTELQNKIYTFSACNIMSLQESYLQQVLTGLTAQLFDSGYVPDVMFSLQFEE